The nucleotide window TGGTAGCCTAATTATAAATACTAATTTAGGTGCTAACATCATATTTTAAAAAAACTAATAGCAAAATAAAACTAAAAtgaaaacagaaaacaaaactaGAAAGGAAAAGAGAAAACACAAGAATAGAAAACGCAAGGGAAAAGAAATAAGGCCCCTGCCTTTCCCCCGCACCAGGTTCTCACCTCCTTGTTCCTCGGGCGCACCCGACCGCGCCCGCGGTCGCCGCCGCACCCACTCACCGACAGCGTCGGGAGGGGATAAGGGCGCCACGCCCCGACCCCTCGATCCCATTCCCCCACTCGCTCACCACTCCCCTCGCTCTCTCCACCTCTCCCTCTCCATCGATCTAGAGAGGAGGCCGACGCGATCGTCGCCGCGCCCGCTTCGATCCCGCGCTCAACAGCCACCCCTTGTCGCTCCGCCGTGCCCACCAGCTTTGACCTGCTCCCCTATGCTACCCGCGCCATCGGGCTTGAGCCAGGCGCCTCTCCTTCGAGCGGGGCGAGGACGTCTTCAATCTCGAGTCACTGTCATTTTCGTCGTCTCCTCCGGCATCAGTGAGCCTCCCCCAGGCCCGCCTTTGCACCCATATAGGACGTTGTGAGCCCccgctcctcctctctccctcttctaccttgCATGCGCCCGTTAGATGCCCCAGCCACCGTGCCCAACGAGCTCCGGTCCCGTCAACACCGCTGACCGTCGCCGTTGCCACCGATGCCGGCCACCCCAGCTTTCCCCACTACTACCTGTAGACGCGCGGCACTGCGGCCGTTCGATAGGACCAAGCGGCGGACCAAATGGTTGCCTGCACGACAATTCCAGCGCGTCGCCGCCGTTCCGAAGGTCGCCGGCGCTCTCCGTGCACGCGTTGGTTTGGACCGGCAAACTGCTTCTGGCGCTCTTCTGCTGCTTCTAGCGCCGACGCCACTGCCCCTCCGCCCGCGCTTGCCGCTCGCCGCTCGCACCTGTCGCTGCTGCCTGCCTGTGGCGCCGATCCTTTTACCGTCGCCGTCCGCCGTTCCGATGCCGCACCCACCCCCGCACAGCGCGCGTGCCCGCCACCTCTCGACCGCTCGCGTGCTGCTCTTGCTCGCCTACCGCTGCTTGCTACCACGGTGCTGCTGCTGCATCCTAGCTTACCGTACGTACTCTGTACTTCTAGCTACTGTAGCTTCTACTAGTTAGCTTTTCAATTTCTAAGTTGACTAAGCCCCTAAACAGCCCTTAATCAGCGGTTAAACAATAGTTAATATGTGTAAAAATAATATGAGTAGGTAGTACATTTGACAAGGCTCAAATGTTTCCATTGGGCCAAATCCACTTCATGCATGGATTAAATCCTATGAAAATCATAAATTTCTATCTTCTGTTAAACAGAGAACAGTTTTAACCTGAAGCATTGTGTGTTGCGTGTTGTGTGTGTGCCGTGCGTGTGGCCGGCTGGGTTCTGCCCAGTAGTGGCCGACCCTTGTTAGTGCTAGGTTTAGCTAGTGGTATTAATTAGTGCTAAGTTAGTCTAGTAGTAGATGACATGTAGGCCCCCATTAAATAAGATAGGTTTATTTAATTGTTTAGGTATATAGTCCATGCCATGTGGGTCACAACTCTTcttttgactagtcaaattgACTTGGTCAAGTCAAATTAAAAGTAATTTAGACAATTTAGAATActattaaaactttgaaaaatcatagaaaataatctttaagtcggatgaaaatactttgtacataaaagttgctcagaacgacgagacgaatccgactACACAGTACGTTCGTCTACCACGCAttcctagc belongs to Triticum urartu cultivar G1812 chromosome 7, Tu2.1, whole genome shotgun sequence and includes:
- the LOC125522151 gene encoding uncharacterized protein LOC125522151, coding for MPATPAFPTTTCRRAALRPFDRTKRRTKWLPARQFQRVAAVPKVAGALRARVGLDRQTASGALLLLLAPTPLPLRPRLPLAARTCRCCLPVAPILLPSPSAVPMPHPPPHSARARHLSTARVLLLLAYRCLLPRCCCCILAYHTETDIAATQYDYGVEDPSLPE